Below is a genomic region from Triticum dicoccoides isolate Atlit2015 ecotype Zavitan chromosome 5A, WEW_v2.0, whole genome shotgun sequence.
ATGCATTAGGGCGTGATAGAGGCCTACAAGTTCCACAAGGTGAGAAATTACCTTAGAAATCTTCCATATGACCATATATTATTGCCTTAAAACAAACCATTGGCACCAATATTtgtttcatttttttagtaaaattCTACCTAGTTGATGCCGGTTATGGAGCCAAGCCCGGGTTCTTGCCACCATTTCGTGCTGCGACATACCATTTGAACGAGTTGGGCAGCAATCCAGTCCAAAATGAAAAAGGAGCTATTCAACCTTTGGCACTCATCTCAAGAGGCGTTTCAAATTTAAAACAAATTCTGAATGGTTCAAAAGTCACAATTACTAGCATTCAGAAAGCGACATGCTCTACAAATTTCCTCACGATATGCAGGGGCGGGCTTAACACGAGACATAGGAATACAGTTGAGCCGTGAAGTTCACAGAAGAAACATGATAACTAACTTGGACGGAGAAGTATAACAATAGAAGTAGGAATAGTCAAAGGAATAGAGCACTGTTTCCTTTCTATAGGGTTCCTACTGTTCCTGTGATTTCCCCCCAGCTCTGTCAATTATATCTTTCTTGATTTATGGTCAATCCATTCTGGAGATAACACAGCATCCTCCTCCTTGAGCCATTCGAATCCATCCCCCATTAGATTCTTTCCCAGCATAGTCGATCTTAGTTGAGCCATAGCATTTGATGTGCAAGCACAGCTTTTTTTCTGTGAAATCCATGGTTCAACTGTATTCCTATGTCTCGTGTTAAGCCCGCCCCTGCATATCATGAGGAAATTTGTAGAGCATGTCGCTTTCTGAATGCTAGTAAGTTGTGACTTTTGAGCCATTCGAATGGTGTACTCTGTTATTGACTTGTATCCTTGTAGCTATCTGTCATTCTATCTTTACCTGCAAGCTGCATCTTCAGCCATAAAATTGAAGACATGAAAGCTAATACATGTGTCCTTTTATACCATTTAATTTAGTGAATTTCTCTTTCCTGGCTGCCTTATTCCTTCTTGATTGCAATCTGACTGCAATTAGTAATGTTCTCATGACTCATGTATTGCACCTAGTGCTGTATACCAGGTAACAATCATGAAGGTCAAAATTCTTCAGTGGCATGCGGTGGCTTCTTGGACATGGGACGCACAGGATGAGACATGTGGCATATGCAGGATGGCTTTTGACGGCTGCTGCCCTGACTGTAAGTTCCCTGGTGATGAGTGCCCAATCATTTGGGGTGCCTGCAACCATGCTTTCCATCTTCACTGCATACTCAAGTGGGTCAATTCTCAAACATCAACCGCCCTTTGCCCTATGTGCCGTAGGGAGTGGCAGTTCAAGGGCTAAGGACATCTCAAACTGTGTCAGTACCAAGCATTTTCATATCTCATAGAGAACTAGAATGGATCTTTAACAGGAATGTAGTTGTGTTGTCTTGTAAGTGGTTGTCATACTTTCTGGAAATCAGGATGATTGGCATCTTTTAAGCGAAACTGTGAGACATTGAGCCACAGCTGTTGTGCCTTTTCAAGTTGTGACCATGCAAATGCAATGATTGACTTTGAAAGGTCTAAGCAGCCTGAGATTGTGGCATTTTTTCTTGTTCCACTGTTTACCTGCAGATGGTCACCCATGTAGTAATTAAATTCTGGTTGGATATACTGTAGGTATAACAACTAGCACTTTAGCAGGCAAATAGCTTGTTCTGCTAGACTTTATATTCATTTTAACAGTGACACCTATATCAGCAGGTTTTAAGTTATTAACATGATTTGATGATCATTTGTGTGGCTATAAATTGAATCGTATCATGCATGAGCAAGTTACACTGGTTATCTTGTGCCAATTGTGCCAGCAGATATCATCTACACTTGGATTTTATCATGTAAAGTCAAGCATGTTTTAGGCGAACAAGTAAAGACTTATCATGCTAGTTCATGATTTATACTTTACTACACGCAGGTAATTTGGATAAAGCATTAGGAACGTTCTAAAATGCTTTGTGATTGAGTAGCCAAGAGTCGGGAATGGCTCTCctctcccctccctcccccctccccctccgcgTGGCGCCACCTACCTCTGGCTCCGCCCCGGCGGCGTCCCTGCCCCTTgcgacccctctccctccctccccttcGCGGACTCCTCCGGGCTCTGCTCCGGCGTCGCGTGCCGCTCCCCTCTGCTCACTAATCTCCCCATCTCGCTCTGGCCGCATCGCCCCTCCCCGACCCAATAAGTTCTGGGCGTTGGACTCCGAGGGCTCCCGGTCGGATTCGGaggctccttctcctcctccctgcCCTGACTCGGTGTGCTGTCCTTCCATGGCTGTGGCGGCGGGTCGCCGGCGCAAGTTCGCGCCCGGGGGGCGGGGGCCCCTCCCCGATCCAATAAGTTCTGGGCGTTGGACTCCGAGGGCTTCGGGTCGGATTCGGaggctccttctcctcctccccgcCCTGACTCGGTGTGCTGTCCTTCCGTGGCTGCGGCGGCGGGTCGCCGGCGCAAGTTCGCGCCCGGGGGGCGGGGGCGGCCTGTTGGGCCTGCCTTGGATGTCGATGGGTGGCGCCGCGTTTCGCGTGGTCGCCGGCGTGTGTCGTGTTTGTCCCTTGGTTCCGTTGGGGTGGATGGGGCTGCGCCGCTTCCGGCGTCTGGCTCTCCGGCGGGTTCCCCTGCGTGCTCGCCCCCCGTTGTGGTCGCCGTTGCTCCGGCGGCGTCGCCGTTGGtgccaaccctagatctgggttCGGGGGCGGCGCTGGCTCCCTTGCCTGTGGAGCGGGCCCCGCCGGGTGCTTCTGGGTCGGCTGGGCCAGTTTCGGTGTTGGCCTTGGCGTCTCTGTCTGATTTCCCCCCTCCCTTCTCTGGTTTCTGGGCCGCGGGTGGCCCAGGCCCAGCCCACCCCTCCTGTGAGGCCTTCTATCAAGCCGGGCCTGGCTCGGTCAGGGTATTTATGGGTGTGGAGGGGTGCGGCTCCcccatttctagggtttcctgCCTCCTCCTCAGATCTATCCCGTCACCGTCTACCCATTCGGCGCTTCGCCAGatctactcctcctcctcccctctccctccctttTGCGGTGGTGGCTGCGATGGACCGCTCCCGTGCGTCCTCCAGTGAGGCGGTCTCCGGCCAGAAGCGGGGGCGCgatggctccggcgaggcggctgcTGATCTGGAGTACNNNNNNNNNNNNNNNNNNNNNNNNNNNNNNNNNNNNNNNNNNNNNNNNNNNNNNNNNNNNNNNNNNNNNNNNNNNNNNNNNNNNNNNNNNNNNNNNNNNNNNNNNNNNNNNNNNNNNNNNNNNNNNNNNNNNNNNNNNNNNNNNNNNNNNNNNNNNNNNNNNNNNNNNNNNNNNNNNNNNNNNNNNNNNNNNNNNNNNNNNNNNNNNNNNNNNNNNNNNNNNNNNNNNNNNNNNNNNNNNNNNNNNNNNNNNNNNNNNNNNNNNNNNNNNNNNNNNNNNNNNNNNNNNNNNNNNNNNNNNNNNNNNNNNNNNNNNNNNNNNNNNNNNNNNNNNNNNNNNNNNTGCTCCTTCGGGTGCGGTCGATCCCTGGgagcaggcggcggcggctagtCGGGGGGGCTCGTCGGGGCCTTCCCAGGCGTCTCCTCCGCTGGGTGCTGCTCCCCGGAGCGGCGCTCCGTTGCGGGCTCCAGTGGCGGCTGGGGGTGGTCCGTCCCGTTTCTTCCCACGCGGCACGTCGGGGGCTCCGGTCCGCCGCCCTGTTGGCCCTGCTGCCGGGCGGGGCTCTGGATCTGGGCCAGTTTTTCCTGGTGATggcattcttcctcctcctcgtggcTCTGGTCGCATCCCTCCCCAATCCCAAGTCTCCAACCCCATCCTCACATGTTTCACGTGTCACCGCCCCGGCCATTTCCAATCTCGGTGTGAAAACCCTCCCTTTTGCCTCATTTGCAGAGAAGATGGTCACCTCATGGTGGATTGCCAGAATCGTGTCAAGCCCCCCGCTTTTGTTCATTATGGCACCGACCTCCCTGGGTGTTCTTCCTTTGCTCTAGATAGGGGGATCCCGGAGGCAGCCCCTATCCCGTCGCTTTCCAATGTTGGCATCATTTTCGTCCAGGCTAAACGCATTTCTTCCCAGACCCTTCTTGACGAACTTCAGCAATGGGATGAGGGCGGCTGGGATTGGCAAATCCGCCAACTGTCTGAGTTTGATTTTGCTGCGACTTTTCCTTCCAAAGAGAGCCTCCGTATGATCTCATCATGCACTAGCTTCACGCTGCCTCTGAATCAACTTGTGGTCTCGGTCAAAGCTGCTTCAAGGCGATCTCTTCTCTGTCTGACGTGTGGGTATTGGTCGAAGATGTCCCTCCTAGCATGCGCACCACGGCGTTCCTCATGGCTTTTGGGGTCCTCATCGGGAAacctattgaagtggaccaagactCTCTGGCCATCTTGGGGCCGGCCCGGCTTCGGGTCTGGTGTGTTGATCCTCTGTGCATTCATGGCGCCATTGATGTCTTCCCTGCGGCTGGTGGCTTTCGGCTCCGGGTGCGGGTGGAGGTGGCCTCGGGTCCGGTGTAGCCTCCTCCTCCGCCCCCGGCCTCTGGCAATGGCGACAAAAGCAAAGATGGTGATGGATGCCCTGACGACTCCATGTTTGGGACCGATCCTCGTTTCACCCAGTCGGAGTGGGATGGGCTTTCTCCCGAAGATCAGGATATGCTAAAGGAGAATGCGCCTGCTGGCAGGGGGCCCAGGACTCGGCGCCTGGCCTGGGTGGAGGGGTTGCGGCCTCGGGCGGGGCTAAGGGCACGCCTTTCTCGGCGGTGTGCTCCAACCTCCCTGCCCATCCCGCTTCTCCCTCCTTGTCTGGCATTTAAGATCTTCCCCCGGCTGGCCTTGCTgtatccaagaagaagaagaagtcctcTGTCAAGAAATACTCCGCCAAGAGCCGTGCTTCTGGTGACTCTAGGCAATCCGCGGCTGGGTTCTGCCGAAGGCTTGATGCTGATATGGGTGCGGCTTCGGGCCCGTCCTCTGCGGCGGCTTCCCCTAGTCGTGCTCGCCCAGTGCCCGTGCGCTCGCCTGCGTCTACGGCCCGCAAGAGCGGCCGCGTCTCCAACAGCGGTGAGCGGGTGGCCGATCGGGCCGCTCGGCGTGCCGCGGCTCGGGATCTTCCCCCTTCAGGTTCGCTCCCAGCCCCCTCCCCCGCCCTTCCCACGGCTTCCTCTCCGGTGCGTTTAGTTCTTCCTTCACAATCTGATGATCACTTGCTTAAAATTCTAGATGATGTTGGTATTTGCTTAGACTCTAGCTTGGGTTCCCCCTCGTCTATTCTTGGTATTATTAGGGCAAATGAGATAGCCCAGGCCGATATCGCGAAAACAAAGGAAGCTGGGGTGGTTTCGGGCATCCCACCGGTTGTGGTCGGTGGGGACGAGGGGGGAGAAGACAGGTGTCAAGCTCCCCTGGTGATTTCTAAATGTGGGGTAGGGAAGCGAGCAAAATCCTGCATGGCGCCGAGCAGGTCGAGTCTCCGTATTAAAAACTTGTCTTTTAGATGAAGGCCTTATTCTGGAATATTCGAGGTTTCGGCGCTAGGGGGCGCAGGGACCAACTTAAAGACTTGGTTCGATCTGAAAACGTAGAATTTATTGGCCTTGTCAAGACTATCAAATCTTCCTTTTCCTCGAGCGAACTATCGGCCATTGCTGGGATAGACAAATTTCATTGGAATTTTGTGGCCTCGGTTGGTCATTCGGGCGGTTTTTTGCTTGGCTCCAAAAAAGATACTTTTGATTTTGTGGCTTTTGACCATGGCATTTTTTGGGCAAGCACGGTGGTTTCTCTTAGGTCTCTCAACTCCTTGTTGGAAATCATGGTGGTTTATGGTCCGGCTGACCATGCGATGTCCTATGCCTTTTTGGACGAGCTTAGTATTAAAATTGAATCATGTCAGCTACCCCTCCTGATAGGGGCGATTTTAACATGCTCCGTTTCCCTACTGACAAGAGCTCGCCTAACTTCTCTTGGCCCCTGGCTGATGCATTTAATGCTTTCattagggacacggctattcgagagATTCCTAGGGTTGGAGCCCGTTTCACTTGGTCTAACCATCAAACTCCCCCTATCCGTTCTGTTCTTGATAGGGTTTTTGTGTGTTCTAGGTGGGATTCTTTATTCCCCCGTGTCAGTCTTAGAGCCCTTGCCTGTGTTGGCTCTGATCACACCCCCTTGATTTTAGATGATGGTTCGCGTTCAGTGGGTTTCCCGAGATTCCAGTTTGATGCTTCATAGCTACAAGTGGAGGGCTTTAATGAGTTGGTGGCACAAAAGATTCTGTCGTTCCTTTCTTCTACTCGCCGCTCTTTTGGCCCGATGGATGATTGGCATCAATGCTCTTATTTTCTGCATAGATTCCTTAGAGGCTGGTCTAAAAACCACTACGCTGAGTCAAGGCGTGACAAAGCTAGGTTGGTGGCTCAAATTGGCGTTTTAGACGAACGCA
It encodes:
- the LOC119303807 gene encoding anaphase-promoting complex subunit 11 gives rise to the protein MKVKILQWHAVASWTWDAQDETCGICRMAFDGCCPDCKFPGDECPIIWGACNHAFHLHCILKWVNSQTSTALCPMCRREWQFKG